One genomic window of Amphiura filiformis chromosome 3, Afil_fr2py, whole genome shotgun sequence includes the following:
- the LOC140148752 gene encoding sodium-coupled monocarboxylate transporter 1-like isoform X2, translated as MTSVPIFSVYDWVVFSLVMAFSASIGIYYGFIGSKQKTTTEYLLAGRSMGYLPVAMSLIASFFTGIYIQGQTADVYFRTGCLAIWVGLSSVIGAWIGARCFLPIYYRFQFISIYEYLELRFNPFTRNLGLAVCYLYYILHSGVATYAASLALTTVSHLDLNVCILILIAICIFYTFLGGMKAVLWADCFQMTLCFATLLSVVIMVSLQVGGFSQVIEISGEGGRTQIFEFTLEPSKYITFWNTAVFGFISWMPSQCIMQYQVQRTLSCKDFKTANIALLIYGIGLVVVSVLCVLAGLCLYAYYAYCDPYSSGRLQYTDGLLPFFIIDAFNHLPGLPGLLISSLCCLALSTVSSVLNSLSAITGEHMIKPFWPDLSDTTFTVISKALVVAFGVVILGVSFLMPKLGSLLAALLGILGVANGPILGVFTLGIFIPHVNTKGALAGFFIATSIGLWIFIGSIIYPTPIEHFPLSTEECLSSTVDYINLTTPVTLVSTLAATTGPVVQRPGIANFYALSRLWYTPLNFGISIVVGIVVSFLTGFNDPKLIDSRLICNLRQSCLFQLSMDDIDRHEDTDKIIKKQKDEDVFYVETREVGTLTMDES; from the exons ATGACGTCTGTTCCTATATTTTCTGTATATGACTGGGTTGTCTTCAGCCTTGTGATGGCGTTTTCGGCAAGTATTGGAATATATTATGGCTTCATTGGTAGTAAGCAAAAGACAACAACTGAGTATTTGCTTGCAGGTCGTAGTATGGGATACCTGCCTGTTGCAATGTCATTGATAGCCAGTTTCTTCACAGGGATATATATTCAG GGCCAGACTGCTGATGTTTACTTTCGGACTGGATGTTTGGCAATATGGGTAGGATTATCCAGTGTAATAGGGGCGTGGATAGGAGCAAGGTGTTTCCTTCCTATCTACTATAGATTCCAGTTCATAAGCATTTATGAG TATTTAGAATTACGTTTCAACCCATTTACCAGAAATCTCGGTCTCGCCGTTTGCTACCTTTATTAT ATATTGCATTCGGGTGTGGCTACCTACGCTGCGAGTTTAGCCTTGACAACAG TTTCACATCTTGATTTGAATGTATGCATTTTGATACTTATCGCTATATgtatattttacacatttttg GGCGGTATGAAAGCTGTTTTATGGGCAGACTGTTTTCAAATGACGCTGTGTTTCGCAACTTTATTGTCTGTTGTCATCATGGTATCACTACAAGTCGGAGGTTTTTCTCAAGTTATTGAAATCAGTGGCGAAGGAGGAAGGACTCAAATATTTGA ATTCACTCTAGAGCCGTCAAAGTATATTACGTTTTGGAACACCGCTGTCTTTGGTTTTATAAGTTGGATGCCATCACAATGTATAATGCAATATCAGGTCCAGCGGACTTTGTCTTGTAAAGACTTTAAAACAGCGAATAT CGCTTTGCTCATTTATGGAATTGGCTTGGTAGTTGTGTCTGTTCTTTGCGTGTTAGCCGGTCTTTGTCTATACGCCTATTACGCTTACTGTGATCCATATTCATCTGGTCGTCTGCAATATACCGATGGA CTACTGCCATTTTTCATCATTGATGCTTTTAACCATTTACCTGGTCTTCCGGGATTGCTGATCTCCAGTTTATGTTGTCTTGCCTTAAG CACCGTGTCTTCAGTACTTAATTCACTGTCTGCAATAACTGGGGAGCACATGATTAAACCATTCTGGCCTGATCTGTCTGACACCACCTTCACGGTTATAAGCAAGGCTTTAG TTGTTGCCTTTGGTGTTGTAATTCTTGGAGTAAGCTTTCTGATGCCGAAACTCGGAAGTCTCTTAGCC GCTCTCCTTGGAATTTTAGGCGTAGCCAATGGACCAATTTTAGGTGTGTTTACTTTAGGTATTTTCATACCACATGTTAACACAAAG GGTGCCCTAGCAGGATTCTTTATTGCTACTTCTATTGGGCTGTGGATCTTTATTGGTTCTATAATATACCCAACTCCAATTGAACATTTCCCTTTGTCTACGGAAGAGTGCTTATCTTCTACCGTTGACTACATCAATCTAACGACACCGGTGACTTTAGTTTCTACACTAGCAGCTACTACGGGTCCTGTCGTACAAAG ACCCGGTATCGCTAACTTTTATGCCCTTTCACGTTTATGGTACACGCCTCTTAATTTTGGGATATCGATTGTGGTCGGTATTGTCGTTAGTTTTTTAACAG GATTCAATGACCCCAAATTGATTGATTCGAGGCTGATATGCAATCTTCGTCAGTCATGCCTTTTTCAATTATCAATGGATGATATCGATAGACACGAAGATACAGATAAAATCATAAAG AAAC
- the LOC140147334 gene encoding galactosylceramide sulfotransferase-like — MSVNTKDQVKEPELKGSDSNVFTYCFITSSCTKTPSIVFLKTHKAASSTVTVTLQRYGLKHNKTFAIPLLAPYSFIFHLTKLFTANMTMGYQESMIANGKSWEGFDILMNHARLNRQEMDKVVQNAFYLTILRNPTTHFESTFGYFKFSDYILQIIKEKNATNEMTIFLNKPKFFYDRLAHLKHFRNFLWNSQSFDLGLNPKLFENDDYVSGAIQRLSRELDLVMIMEYFDESLIMMKKELCLDYEDIIYMSSNARKNTQKSQLDYRTQEQITEWNKVDTLLYKHFNDTLWLKILDYGPNFSKDLAFFRQLNQNVRNECTFADYSVTFPSIRCEDLKRLETGYINIIRAMTKKRFNFTEDITGLPFTKLY; from the exons ATGTCTGTAAACACAAAAGATCAAGTCAAGGAGCCGgaacttaagggctcggatagcaacgttttcacgtattgTTT TATAACATCATCATGTACCAAGACTCCCAGCATTGTTTTCCTCAAGACTCACAAAGCCGCCAGTTCAACTGTTACTGTGACGCTGCAACGCTATGGTCTTAAGCACAATAAAACCTTTGCTATTCCTCTGTTGGCACCGTATAGCTTCATATTCCATCTGACTAAGCTCTTCACTGCCAACATGACAATGGGCTACCAAGAATCCATGATAGCAAATGGTAAATCGTGGGAAGGTTTTGATATCTTAATGAATCATGCCAGATTAAATCGCCAAGAAATGGATAAAGTCGTCCAAAATGCCTTTTATTTGACAATATTGAGAAATCCAACAACACACTTTGAATCTACGTTTGGATATTTCAAATTTAGTGATTATATTCTACAAATTATCAAAGAAAAAAATGCTACGAATgaaatgacaatatttttaaacaagCCCAAGTTCTTTTACGATAGATTAGCTCATCTGAAACATTTCAGAAACTTCCTATGGAATAGTCAGTCGTTCGATTTGGGCCTCAATCCAAAATTGTTTGAAAACGATGACTATGTGTCAGGAGCGATACAAAGATTAAGTCGCGAGCTTGATCTCGTTATGATAATGGAGTACTTTGATGAATCGCTTATTATGATGAAAAAAGAACTTTGTTTGGATTACGAAGATATCATTTATATGTCATCAAATGCACGCAAAAACACGCAGAAAAGCCAATTAGATTACAGAACACAGGAACAGATAACTGAATGGAATAAAGTAGACACCCTTTTGTACAAACATTTCAATGACACATTATGGTTGAAAATTCTCGATTATGGACCGAACTTTTCTAAGGATCTTGCATTTTTTCGACAACTGAACCAGAATGTAAGAAATGAATGTACGTTTGCGGATTACTCTGTTACATTTCCATCCATAAGATGTGAGGACTTGAAGAGACTTGAGACGGGTTATATAAACATAATTCGAGCGATGACCaaaaaaagatttaattttactGAAGATATCACCGGGTTGCCTTTCACTAAACTATATTAA
- the LOC140147335 gene encoding sodium-coupled monocarboxylate transporter 1-like, which produces MENETSFSTADYVVFAIVLLFSSGIGIYYAFCGGRQKTSGEFLMADRSMGFFPVAMSLIASLFTGIYIQGVTADVYFRGTMFWWNVIPQALTCWIAGRCFLPIYFRLGLTSIYEYLELRFSTSIRNVGVIICYFFMILHSGVATFAASLALKAVTGIELTPAVLILSGVCMFYTALGGMKAVLWADCFQMFIVFAGLFCAIIEGALTVGGLKEVWRIAEDNGRIIFDNWDPAEYATFWNIAIFGAVGWLPAQAISQYQIQRYLSCKDFRTANLALTTYAIGCMIVTSLCCLAGLCIFAYYSGCDPYSAGDITFRDEILPFFIVNTMQRFPGLSGLLIAGLCCLALSVQTYSGINVLALIILFYKYSTVSSVENALTAVTGQHFIKGFWPNISEATYTLINKGLVLLFGVIIIGATFLMSIMGDLVPTLLGIIGVTNSPILGVFCLGIFSKRTTSKGAWIGFIVSVAVGMWILIGSLHYPSPPKSLSLTIDECPNDDYVYNATTVVYTFVTEWFNVSTTESIQEEWSV; this is translated from the exons ATGGAAAATGAGACGTCGTTCTCAACCGCTGACTACGTGGTTTTTGCCATCGTATTACTCTTTTCGTCTGGAATCGGTATTTACTATGCATTCTGTGGAGGTCGTCAAAAAACATCCGGAGAATTTCTGATGGCTGATCGAAGCATGGGATTCTTTCCTGTTGCTATGTCTCTAATTGCCAGCCTCTTTACGGGTATCTACATTCAAGGTGTTACTGCCGACGTGTATTTCAGAGGGACGATGTTCTGGTGGAATGTTATACCACAGGCGTTAACCTGTTGGATTGCAGGCCGttgttttttgccaatatattttaGGCTTGGATTAACAAGCATATATGAG TATCTGGAACTACGATTCTCTACTTCAATTCGAAACGTCGGCGTCATTATATGCTATTTCTTCATG ATACTACATTCTGGTGTTGCAACATTTGCTGCTAGCCTCGCACTCAAAGCAG TCACAGGAATAGAGTTGACTCCGGCCGTTTTAATTCTAAGTGGAGTATGCATGTTTTATACCGCTCTG GGTGGTATGAAAGCTGTGTTATGGGCCGATTGCTTTCAGATGTTTATAGTCTTCGCTGGATTATTTTGTGCTATTATTGAGGGCGCTTTAACAGTCGGTGGCCTCAAAGAGGTATGGCGGATCGCTGAAGACAATGGAAGAATAATATTTGACAA CTGGGATCCCGCGGAATACGCCACGTTTTGGAACATCGCCATCTTTGGCGCTGTTGGGTGGCTTCCTGCTCAAGCTATTTCACAATATCAAATACAAAGATACCTTTCATGTAAAGACTTCAGAACAGCTAATTT AGCCTTAACCACTTATGCTATTGGTTGCATGATTGTGACATCTCTTTGTTGCCTAGCTGGATTGTGCATATTTGCATATTATTCAGGTTGCGATCCGTACAGTGCTGGGGATATCACTTTTCGAGATGAA ATTCTGCCGTTCTTCATTGTCAATACGATGCAAAGATTTCCAGGATTGTCTGGATTGTTAATTGCCGGACTGTGCTGCTTAGCACTAAG tgtcCAAACCTATTCAGGAATAAATGTTTTGGCTTTGATTATACTTTTCTACAAGTACAGCACAGTATCTTCAGTGGAGAATGCTTTGACAGCCGTTACAGGACAACATTTTATCAAAGGATTTTGGCCAAATATATCAGAAGCGACATATACTCTCATTAACAAAGGACTAG TGCTGTTATTTGGTGTTATAATAATTGGTGCGACATTCCTGATGAGCATTATGGGAGATTTAGTTCCA ACGCTATTGGGTATCATCGGAGTCACAAACAGTcccatcttaggcgtattctgcTTGGGCATCTTTTCTAAAAGAACTACATCAAAG GGCGCTTGGATTGGTTTTATCGTATCAGTTGCAgtgggaatgtggattttaatagGATCTCTTCATTACCCATCTCCTCCAAAATCCTTATCTCTTACGATCGATGAATGTCCAAATGATGATTACGTGTATAATGCCACCACAGTTGTTTATACCTTTGTGACGGAATGGTTCAACGTGTCTACAACAGAGAGCATACAAGAAGAATGGTCAGTATGA